A portion of the Brachionichthys hirsutus isolate HB-005 chromosome 6, CSIRO-AGI_Bhir_v1, whole genome shotgun sequence genome contains these proteins:
- the LOC137894902 gene encoding heparan sulfate glucosamine 3-O-sulfotransferase 1-like, with protein sequence MLLAAFLFVLMMFAIKSSPLLLNPMAFKRSPSPQSSLPRANGLTRYQNETRQQLPHVIIFGVAKAGTYALLKMLSLHSGVAAAPREVHFFDLESNYEKGYSWYVSQMPFAFPDQLTLEKTPGYFGKSFVPERIHQMNPDIKLLLVVREPTDRVVSVYTHTLYKNIMDHKITKTFEEFLLNDGQLDLEHKGLNHSLYYAHMQNWLKYFPLKSFHIVDGDELVKDPVPEMKKVERFLGLEPQINSSFFVFNEEKGFYCLKEHGQEQCLGKNKGRAHPYVEPDILQKLHQFFHEPNKRFFKLVGRTFNWK encoded by the coding sequence ATGCTTTTGGCAGCCTTTCTCTTTGTGCTGATGATGTTTGCTATAAAGTCTTCCCCCCTTCTGCTCAACCCCATGGCTTTTAAAAGATCGCCTTCACCTCAATCTTCATTGCCCCGAGCGAACGGCCTCACCCGTTATCAAAATGAGACCCGCCAGCAACTTCCTCATGTTATAATTTTTGGGGTGGCAAAGGCAGGGACATATGCGCTGTTGAAAATGCTCAGCCTTCACAGTGGAGTGGCAGCAGCTCCGAGGGAGGTGCACTTCTTTGACTTGGAAAGTAACTATGAGAAGGGTTATTCTTGGTATGTCAGCCAAATGCCCTTCGCCTTCCCTGACCAGCTGACATTAGAGAAGACCCCTGGTTACTTCGGCAAGAGCtttgtccctgaacgcatccaTCAGATGAACCCTGACATCAAGCTGCTACTCGTCGTCAGAGAGCCCACAGACCGGGTGGTGTCAGTGTACACCCATACATTGTACAAGAATATCATGGATCACAAGATTACCAAGACCTTTGAGGAATTTCTGTTGAATGATGGTCAACTCGATCTGGAACACAAGGGTCTCAATCATAGCTTGTACTATGCTCACATGCAGAACTGGCTCAAGTACTTCCCACTTAAAAGCTTTCACATTGTGGATGGGGATGAGTTGGTCAAGGACCCCGTACCAGAGATGAAAAAGGTGGAGAGATTCTTAGGGCTGGAACCACAAATAAATTCTTCATTTTTTGTCTTCAATGAAGAAAAAGGCTTCTACTGTTTGAAGGAACATGGACAAGAACAATGTTTAGGCAAGAACAAAGGCAGGGCTCACCCTTATGTGGAGCCTGACATCCTCCAGAAGCTCCACCAGTTCTTTCATGAACCCAACAAGAGGTTCTTTAAGCTTGTGGGTCGAACGTTCAACTGgaaatga
- the LOC137894853 gene encoding heparan sulfate glucosamine 3-O-sulfotransferase 1-like, with amino-acid sequence MGCSFADFVRLKSSWVRTLLLAAFLFVLIIFAIKSSPILLNPMADKRPPSFRTSSPRGNGATRYQNETLQQLPRAIIIGVRKAGTRALLEMLNLHSGVAAALEEVHFFDRKTSYKMGFPWYASQMPYSFPDQLTLEKTPAYFTTKHVPERIHQMNPDIKLILIVREPTDRVVSDYTELYHMHIVTQEITGTVEDILLKDGEINMEEDIISCSLYYVHMENWLKYFPLKNFHIVDGDELVKDPVSEMKKVERFLGLEPQINSSFFVFNEEKGFYCLKSNEQEQCLGKNKGRAHPYVEPDILQKLHQFFHEPNKRFFKLVGRTFNWK; translated from the coding sequence ATGGGTTGTAGTTTTGCTGATTTTGTCAGGCTGAAGTCCTCATGGGTCAGGACCTTGCTTTTGGCAGCCTTCCTCTTTGTGCTGATAATTTTTGCTATAAAGTCTTCCCCCATTCTCCTCAACCCCATGGCTGATAAGAGGCCGCCTTCTTTCCGAACTTCATCGCCCCGTGGAAATGGGGCCACCCGTTACCAAAACGAGACCCTCCAGCAACTTCCTCGTGCTATAATTATTGGGGTAAGAAAGGCGGGGACACGGGCGCTGCTAGAAATGCTTAACCTCCACAGTGGAGTGGCAGCAGCTCTGGAGGAGGTGCACTTCTTTGATAGGAAAACGTCCTACAAGATGGGCTTTCCTTGGTATGCCAGCCAAATGCCCTACTCCTTCCCTGACCAGCTGACATTAGAGAAGACCCCTGCTTACTTCACCACTAAACatgtccctgaacgcatccaTCAGATGAATCCTGACATCAAGCTGATACTCATTGTCAGAGAGCCCACAGACCGGGTGGTGTCGGACTACACCGAGTTATACCACATGCATATCGTTACGCAAGAGATCACTGGGACTGTTGAGGATATTCTGTTGAAGGACGGTGAGATCAATATGGAAGAAGATATTATCAGTTGTAGCTTGTACTATGTTCACATGGAGAACTGGCTCAAGTACTTCCCACTTAAAAACTTTCACATTGTGGATGGGGATGAGTTGGTCAAGGACCCCGTATCAGAGATGAAAAAGGTGGAGAGATTCTTAGGGCTGGAACCACAAATAAATTCTTCATTTTTTGTCTTCAATGAAGAAAAAGGTTTCTACTGTTTGAAAAGCAATGAGCAAGAACAATGTTTAGGCAAGAACAAAGGCAGGGCTCACCCTTATGTGGAGCCTGACATCCTCCAGAAGCTCCACCAGTTCTTTCATGAACCCAACAAGAGGTTCTTTAAGCTTGTGGGTCGTACGTTCAACTGGaaatga